The following are encoded in a window of Raphanus sativus cultivar WK10039 unplaced genomic scaffold, ASM80110v3 Scaffold0427, whole genome shotgun sequence genomic DNA:
- the LOC108817174 gene encoding disease resistance protein TAO1 isoform X1 codes for MVEEKPCCSSLLCNTRSKIGIKVSLFMALLCPSSLPRNWIHDVFPSFHGADVRTTFLSHVLKEFRRRGIDTFIDNNIKRSKSIGPKLTEAIRGSRVAIVLLSRNYASSTWCLNELVEITECRTEFGQTVMPVFYDVDPSDVKKQAGEFGKVSENTCNGKTEEDTRRWREALAEVATIAGEHSRNWRSESEMIEKIAADVSNVVNDSVPSNYFESLVGIGAHMEKMRSLLSLECDEVRMVGIWGPAGIGKTTIARALYEKLCSNFTHTAFMESIKGGYTTHYLDNYAYKLQLQEQLLSKTLSHKELKIGHLGVAQERLKNKKVLVVLDDVDRLVQLKAMADKPEWFGMGSRIIITTQDLKLLKAHGIDHIYKVDYPIDEEALQIFCTYAFSQTSPKDGFEELALEVTNLSGKLPLGLSVMGSYFRGMSKHEWINALPRLKSRLHDDIKSILRFSYDALCDEDKDLFLYIACFFNLKSIQTLEDFLGKTFMDLSHGLHILAERSLISREYGFIKMHNLLVQLGRDIVHEPGKRQFLFDAREICEVLTNETGSESLVGMDLDLAEINKELNISKITFKRMCNLQFLRFYSRFDDKSNCKLHSPKNLKYLSLKLRLLHWDYFPATCLPSRFSTEFLVELNMRNSKLTKLWEGVQPLQNLKWMDLNHSLDLKELPDLSTATNLLSLDLSYCTNLVKLHSSVGNATNLLILNIEYCNNLVEIPSSVENIPNLKIFLAGCSSLVNLPSCIWNISSLRTFNLDNFSSLVQSPLMWNAKNFQGLDLSGCSSLKKLPPVVKDSKFSQSTKFSSFIASIKNLHELILSNCSSLMELPASIGKATSLKTLDLSGCSSLKTLPFSIQHLRGHHGLSLRGWSKHAALTTKSKFPPPHEFDFRRRAKDTRVAKPMALISRYNIEGDVLLDTETGNKEPLDDQSCASAVDHTNITDGGDTPLQVYYSKKKQRKRIMEANMDSNNDEVEAGKKRRVIVGKRL; via the exons ATGGTGGAAGAAAAACCAT GTTGCTCGTCTTTACTTTGTAATACTAGATCAAAGATTGGCATAAAAGTCTCCCTTTTCATGGCTCTTCTTTGTCCTTCGTCTTTGCCTCGCAACTGGATACACGATGTCTTTCCAAGCTTCCACGGGGCAGACGTTCGCACAACGTTTCTTAGTCACGTTCTCAAGGAGTTCAGAAGAAGAGGAATCGACACGTTCATCGATAATAACATCAAGAGGAGCAAATCTATCGGTCCCAAACTTACAGAAGCTATCAGAGGGTCGAGAGTTGCGATCGTCTTGCTCTCCAGGAACTACGCTTCTTCCACATGGTGCCTGAACGAGTTGGTGGAGATTACTGAGTGCAGAACAGAGTTCGGTCAAACAGTGATGCCCGTTTTCTATGATGTTGATCCATCTGATGTGAAGAAGCAGGCCGGAGAGTTCGGGAAAGTCTCTGAAAATACTTGTAACGGTAAAACAGAGGAGGACACTAGGAGATGGAGAGAAGCTTTGGCGGAAGTGGCCACAATAGCTGGAGAGCATTCTCGCAACTG GCGAAGTGAATCTGAGATGATCGAAAAAATTGCGGCTGATGTCTCAAATGTGGTGAATGATTCTGTTCCATCGAACTATTTTGAATCTTTAGTTGGGATTGGAGCTCACATGGAAAAGATGCGGTCCTTGTTAAGCCTAGAATGTGATGAAGTTAGAATGGTAGGGATCTGGGGTCCTGCGGGAATTGGCAAGACGACCATCGCCAGGGCTTTATATGAAAAGCTTTGTAGTAACTTCACGCATACTGCTTTTATGGAGAGTATAAAAGGAGGTTATACTACACATTACCTCGACAATTATGCTTACAAGTTACAGTTACAGGAACAACTTCTGTCTAAGACACTCAGTCATAAGGAGTTGAAGATAGGTCACTTGGGTGTTGCACAAGAAAGGTTGAAAAACAAGAAAGTACTTGTCGTTCTTGATGATGTGGATCGGTTAGTCCAGCTAAAAGCCATGGCAGACAAACCTGAATGGTTTGGCATGGGAAGTCGAATTATCATTACAACACAAGATCTAAAACTCTTAAAGGCACATGGGATCGACCATATTTACAAGGTGGATTATCCAATTGATGAAGAGGCGCTTCAAATCTTTTGCACATATGCTTTTAGTCAGACCTCCCCTAAAGATGGTTTTGAGGAGCTTGCGCTGGAAGTTACAAATCTCTCTGGGAAACTCCCGTTGGGGTTAAGTGTAATGGGCTCCTACTTCCGGGGAATGTCCAAGCATGAGTGGATCAATGCATTACCAAGGTTAAAGAGTAGGCTTCATGACGATATCAAGAGTATTTTAAGGTTTAGTTATGACGCCTTATGTGATGAAGATAAAGATTTATTTCTTTACATAGCTTGCTTTTTCAATCTTAAAAGCATTCAGACACTAGAAGATTTTCTTGGGAAGACGTTCATGGACTTGAGTCATGGGCTTCACATCTTAGCTGAAAGATCTCTAATATCTCGTGAGTATGGATTTATAAAGATGCATAATCTGCTAGTACAACTAGGTAGAGATATTGTTCATGAGCCTGGAAAACGTCAATTTTTGTTTGATGCTAGAGAGATCTGTGAAGTGCTCACTAATGAAACA GGTAGTGAAAGTCTTGTGGGCATGGATCTTGACTTAGCTGAGATCAACAAAGAATTAAATATAAGCAAAATAACCTTCAAAAGAATGTGTAATCTCCAGTTTTTAAGATTCTACAGCAGATTTGATGATAAAAGTAACTGCAAATTACACTCTccaaaaaatctgaaatatctATCTCTGAAACTTAGATTACTACACTGGGATTACTTTCCGGCCACATGTTTGCCATCTAGGTTTAGTACAGAGTTCCTCGTAGAACTAAACATGCGTAACAGCAAGCTTACTAAGCTGTGGGAAGGAGTTCAA CCTCTTCAAAATCTCAAGTGGATGGATCTGAATCATTCCTTAGACTTAAAGGAGCTTCCTGATCTCTCAACAGCCACTAATCTTTTGAGTTTGGATCTCAGTTATTGCACAAATTTAGTGAAACTACACTCCTCAGTTGGGAATGCAACTAATCTCTTGATATTGAATATTGAGTATTGCAATAATCTGGTGGAGATTCCCTCCTCTGTTGAGAATATTCCTAATCTCAAGATTTTTTTGGCTGGGTGCTCAAGCTTGGTGAATCTCCCTTCTTGTATATGGAACATCAGTAGTCTTAGGACTTTTAATCTCGACAATTTCTCTAGTTTGGTCCAGAGCCCTTTAATGTGGAATGCCAAGAATTTCCAGGGGTTAGATCTCAGTGGATGCTCAAGTCTGAAGAAACTCCCTCCGGTTGTAAAGGACAGTAAGTTCTCACAGTCGACAAAATTCTCGTCCTTTATTGCGAGCATCAAAAACCTTCATGAATTGATTCTTAGTAATTGCTCAAGTCTGATGGAGCTTCCTGCTTCTATTGGTAAAGCCACTAGTCTAAAGACATTGGATCTTAGTGGATGCTCAAGTCTGAAGACGCTCCCCTTCTCTATTCAACATCTTCGTGGCCATCATGGTTTGAGTTTGAGAGGATGGTCAAAGCATGCGGCTCTTACAACCAAATCCAAGTTCCCACCTCCTCATGAATTTGATTTCCGTAGAAGGGCAAAAGACACAAGGGTAGCGAAGCCAATGGCTTTAATCTCACGCTA
- the LOC108817174 gene encoding disease resistance protein TAO1 isoform X2 → MALLCPSSLPRNWIHDVFPSFHGADVRTTFLSHVLKEFRRRGIDTFIDNNIKRSKSIGPKLTEAIRGSRVAIVLLSRNYASSTWCLNELVEITECRTEFGQTVMPVFYDVDPSDVKKQAGEFGKVSENTCNGKTEEDTRRWREALAEVATIAGEHSRNWRSESEMIEKIAADVSNVVNDSVPSNYFESLVGIGAHMEKMRSLLSLECDEVRMVGIWGPAGIGKTTIARALYEKLCSNFTHTAFMESIKGGYTTHYLDNYAYKLQLQEQLLSKTLSHKELKIGHLGVAQERLKNKKVLVVLDDVDRLVQLKAMADKPEWFGMGSRIIITTQDLKLLKAHGIDHIYKVDYPIDEEALQIFCTYAFSQTSPKDGFEELALEVTNLSGKLPLGLSVMGSYFRGMSKHEWINALPRLKSRLHDDIKSILRFSYDALCDEDKDLFLYIACFFNLKSIQTLEDFLGKTFMDLSHGLHILAERSLISREYGFIKMHNLLVQLGRDIVHEPGKRQFLFDAREICEVLTNETGSESLVGMDLDLAEINKELNISKITFKRMCNLQFLRFYSRFDDKSNCKLHSPKNLKYLSLKLRLLHWDYFPATCLPSRFSTEFLVELNMRNSKLTKLWEGVQPLQNLKWMDLNHSLDLKELPDLSTATNLLSLDLSYCTNLVKLHSSVGNATNLLILNIEYCNNLVEIPSSVENIPNLKIFLAGCSSLVNLPSCIWNISSLRTFNLDNFSSLVQSPLMWNAKNFQGLDLSGCSSLKKLPPVVKDSKFSQSTKFSSFIASIKNLHELILSNCSSLMELPASIGKATSLKTLDLSGCSSLKTLPFSIQHLRGHHGLSLRGWSKHAALTTKSKFPPPHEFDFRRRAKDTRVAKPMALISRYNIEGDVLLDTETGNKEPLDDQSCASAVDHTNITDGGDTPLQVYYSKKKQRKRIMEANMDSNNDEVEAGKKRRVIVGKRL, encoded by the exons ATGGCTCTTCTTTGTCCTTCGTCTTTGCCTCGCAACTGGATACACGATGTCTTTCCAAGCTTCCACGGGGCAGACGTTCGCACAACGTTTCTTAGTCACGTTCTCAAGGAGTTCAGAAGAAGAGGAATCGACACGTTCATCGATAATAACATCAAGAGGAGCAAATCTATCGGTCCCAAACTTACAGAAGCTATCAGAGGGTCGAGAGTTGCGATCGTCTTGCTCTCCAGGAACTACGCTTCTTCCACATGGTGCCTGAACGAGTTGGTGGAGATTACTGAGTGCAGAACAGAGTTCGGTCAAACAGTGATGCCCGTTTTCTATGATGTTGATCCATCTGATGTGAAGAAGCAGGCCGGAGAGTTCGGGAAAGTCTCTGAAAATACTTGTAACGGTAAAACAGAGGAGGACACTAGGAGATGGAGAGAAGCTTTGGCGGAAGTGGCCACAATAGCTGGAGAGCATTCTCGCAACTG GCGAAGTGAATCTGAGATGATCGAAAAAATTGCGGCTGATGTCTCAAATGTGGTGAATGATTCTGTTCCATCGAACTATTTTGAATCTTTAGTTGGGATTGGAGCTCACATGGAAAAGATGCGGTCCTTGTTAAGCCTAGAATGTGATGAAGTTAGAATGGTAGGGATCTGGGGTCCTGCGGGAATTGGCAAGACGACCATCGCCAGGGCTTTATATGAAAAGCTTTGTAGTAACTTCACGCATACTGCTTTTATGGAGAGTATAAAAGGAGGTTATACTACACATTACCTCGACAATTATGCTTACAAGTTACAGTTACAGGAACAACTTCTGTCTAAGACACTCAGTCATAAGGAGTTGAAGATAGGTCACTTGGGTGTTGCACAAGAAAGGTTGAAAAACAAGAAAGTACTTGTCGTTCTTGATGATGTGGATCGGTTAGTCCAGCTAAAAGCCATGGCAGACAAACCTGAATGGTTTGGCATGGGAAGTCGAATTATCATTACAACACAAGATCTAAAACTCTTAAAGGCACATGGGATCGACCATATTTACAAGGTGGATTATCCAATTGATGAAGAGGCGCTTCAAATCTTTTGCACATATGCTTTTAGTCAGACCTCCCCTAAAGATGGTTTTGAGGAGCTTGCGCTGGAAGTTACAAATCTCTCTGGGAAACTCCCGTTGGGGTTAAGTGTAATGGGCTCCTACTTCCGGGGAATGTCCAAGCATGAGTGGATCAATGCATTACCAAGGTTAAAGAGTAGGCTTCATGACGATATCAAGAGTATTTTAAGGTTTAGTTATGACGCCTTATGTGATGAAGATAAAGATTTATTTCTTTACATAGCTTGCTTTTTCAATCTTAAAAGCATTCAGACACTAGAAGATTTTCTTGGGAAGACGTTCATGGACTTGAGTCATGGGCTTCACATCTTAGCTGAAAGATCTCTAATATCTCGTGAGTATGGATTTATAAAGATGCATAATCTGCTAGTACAACTAGGTAGAGATATTGTTCATGAGCCTGGAAAACGTCAATTTTTGTTTGATGCTAGAGAGATCTGTGAAGTGCTCACTAATGAAACA GGTAGTGAAAGTCTTGTGGGCATGGATCTTGACTTAGCTGAGATCAACAAAGAATTAAATATAAGCAAAATAACCTTCAAAAGAATGTGTAATCTCCAGTTTTTAAGATTCTACAGCAGATTTGATGATAAAAGTAACTGCAAATTACACTCTccaaaaaatctgaaatatctATCTCTGAAACTTAGATTACTACACTGGGATTACTTTCCGGCCACATGTTTGCCATCTAGGTTTAGTACAGAGTTCCTCGTAGAACTAAACATGCGTAACAGCAAGCTTACTAAGCTGTGGGAAGGAGTTCAA CCTCTTCAAAATCTCAAGTGGATGGATCTGAATCATTCCTTAGACTTAAAGGAGCTTCCTGATCTCTCAACAGCCACTAATCTTTTGAGTTTGGATCTCAGTTATTGCACAAATTTAGTGAAACTACACTCCTCAGTTGGGAATGCAACTAATCTCTTGATATTGAATATTGAGTATTGCAATAATCTGGTGGAGATTCCCTCCTCTGTTGAGAATATTCCTAATCTCAAGATTTTTTTGGCTGGGTGCTCAAGCTTGGTGAATCTCCCTTCTTGTATATGGAACATCAGTAGTCTTAGGACTTTTAATCTCGACAATTTCTCTAGTTTGGTCCAGAGCCCTTTAATGTGGAATGCCAAGAATTTCCAGGGGTTAGATCTCAGTGGATGCTCAAGTCTGAAGAAACTCCCTCCGGTTGTAAAGGACAGTAAGTTCTCACAGTCGACAAAATTCTCGTCCTTTATTGCGAGCATCAAAAACCTTCATGAATTGATTCTTAGTAATTGCTCAAGTCTGATGGAGCTTCCTGCTTCTATTGGTAAAGCCACTAGTCTAAAGACATTGGATCTTAGTGGATGCTCAAGTCTGAAGACGCTCCCCTTCTCTATTCAACATCTTCGTGGCCATCATGGTTTGAGTTTGAGAGGATGGTCAAAGCATGCGGCTCTTACAACCAAATCCAAGTTCCCACCTCCTCATGAATTTGATTTCCGTAGAAGGGCAAAAGACACAAGGGTAGCGAAGCCAATGGCTTTAATCTCACGCTA
- the LOC108817178 gene encoding NAC transcription factor 29 has translation METNSNSTTLPPGFRFHPTDEELIVYYLRNQTMSKPCPVSIIPEVDIYKFDPWQLPEKTEFGENEWYFFSPRERKYPNGVRPNRAAVSGYWKATGTDKAIHSGSRNVGVKKALVFYKGRPPKGIKTDWIMHEYRLHDSRKASTKRNGSMRLDEWVLCRIYKKKGAGKLLDEKEGFMDEVQIDETLAGRRNEEEIMMMTSTKLPRTCSLAHLLEMDYMGPISHILTPFDLHHPDLNGMNESGWFGDLQVNQDEISNHHRQASMFQF, from the exons ATGGAAACAAACTCCAATTCTACTACACTCCCTCCAGGTTTCCGATTTCATCCTACCGATGAAGAGCTCATCGTTTACTATCTCCGAAACCAGACCATGTCTAAGCCATGCCCTGTCTCCATCATCCCAGAagtagatatctacaaattcgACCCATGGCAGTTACCCG agaaaacagagtTTGGAGAAAATGAATGGTATTTCTTCAGCCCGAGAGAGCGAAAGTATCCGAACGGAGTCAGGCCAAACCGGGCTGCTGTTTCCGGTTATTGGAAAGCAACCGGTACAGACAAAGCAATTCACAGTGGTTCGAGAAACGTGGGTGTCAAGAAAGCTCTCGTTTTCTACAAAGGCCGACCTCCCAAAGGGATCAAAACTGATTGGATCATGCACGAGTACCGTCTCCATGATTCACGTAAAGCATCAACAAAACGTAACGGGTCGATGAGG TTAGATGAATGGGTACTATGTAGAATATACAAGAAGAAAGGAGCAGGGAAGCTTCTAGATGAGAAAGAAGGTTTCATGGATGAAGTACAAATTGATGAGACGTTAGCAGGGAGAAGAAATGAGGAAGAGATAATGATGATGACGTCGACAAAACTTCCAAGAACGTGTTCGCTTGCTCATTTGCTAGAAATGGATTATATGGGACCCATTTCTCACATTTTAACACCGTTCGATCTTCATCATCCTGATTTGAACGGCATGAACGAGTCTGGATGGTTCGGAGATCTACAGGTTAACCAAGACGAGATCTCGAACCATCATCGTCAGGCTAGTATGTTCCAGTTTTAG